Part of the Candidatus Moraniibacteriota bacterium genome is shown below.
CTTTTCGGCTTGAATACAAATTCAACCAGGAGGATTTCGGCATGATACTGCAAAACTGAGCGACACCCGCATTCTACACGACCGCAATATCTTGCGCAAGATGCCAAACTGACAGCAACTTCCGTCCCCACAAAAAAACTCCCCCTGCAAAAATGAGAGGGGAGTTACAAAAAACCAAAGAAAAAATTCTACAGCCCATTTGCTGCTTTATTCTTCACGTGTTCTTCGAAGGTTTTGGAGAAGAAGGTTTGTCCGGTCTTTGGGTTATTGAGGAAAAAATAGAAGTCATTTGCTATCGGGAAGAGAGCTGCTCGAAGCGAAACAAGTCCCGGATTCGATATCGGTCCGGGCGGAAGCCCTTTATTCACATAGGTATTGTAGGGCGAAACGACCGCAATATCATCGAGTGAGTGCTGCACCTTTGCCTCGCCACCTCTTGCGTATTGCACCGTTGCATCACTCTCGAGCGCATGCCCATCAGCAAGCCGCCGCCAAAAAAGATCGCTTACCATTCCCCGTTCACGCGCGATATCCGATGTAGACTGATTTGCTGTCCCAATTTCCCGCTCGATGATACTCGCCATCGTCACAATATCCAAAATGCTCTTTCCTTGTCGCAATGTCTCATCTCTCATATCCTGCGTAAACCGCGTCTCGAAATTTTGCAACATCTTGGCAAGAATATTTTCCGGCGTCGCCGAAAGAAGAAAGGTATAGGTATCAGGAAACAAGAAACCCTCAAGCGAAGCTCCTTCCGGCAAACTCGCCAAAGTAGGATATTTCTCTTTCCATTTAGGGAGCGGATTTGCGACGAGTGCCAAGAATCCGTCGCCATCAAACCCATTTCCCGAGAGTCGTGCTGCCATCTTCTTGGCATCCCACCCTTCGGGAAAGGTGAGCGTCATTTCCTTTGGCTTTCCATCATTGGCGAGGAATATCGAGACCACATCCGGCGAAGTGAGCTTCCCCGGAATCACAAAGTCCCCAGCATGAATCTTCCCCTGAAGTCCGCCCGTCCACGCACTCCACAAGAAATACCCTTGCCATACCACAAGCCGTTCATCCTCAAGCCGCTTCGCGACCGAAAACACATTCTCGTGCTCATTTATATGAAAAAGCTTTTCCCCGACAAACTCACTCTTCACCGATTTCGCGCGAAAGACAAAAATACCGGCACCTACGCCAGCAAGCAGACACACGCCAAACAATCCAAAAAGAGACTTCCGCAACATGTCGCGTTTCCGATAAAAGTCGATTAGAGTTTCTCTTGCACTCAAATTCCCAACACCTGCACAATTACATCGCGTTTCCGTGCACCATCGAATTCGAGTGCAAAGATACTCTGAAGTGGCGAGAGAATGAGATCGCCACGCTCCACCAGGACAGTCTCACTCGATCCGACGAGCAATGCTTTGCAATGAGAGTGCCCATTGCTCCGTCCATCCGAAGGACGCTCTTTACGGAGTTCGAAAAGATCATGGGAGTAATGATCATCAATCGGCGCCACTTTGTAGAGAATTCGCATGAAATCCTGCAAAAGAAGCGGTTCATTATGATTGATGACGATACTCATCGTCGTATGCGCTGCAAAAATAGTCACCTGCCCTTGTCGAATACCAGACTCGCGCACAATATCGCGAACACGATCCGTAATATCGACAAAATCAACCTGCGTCCGACTTTCAAAGGGGACGACTTGTTTGTGTATTCTCATACCCTCCTTGTGTATTTATGGAACGCACCAAACATTGGCGCTCGTGTTTACGCTTTCGACAACGCGTCCTTGAGCACTTCTTTCTGTTGAAGACCCATGAACTCCTTCACTACTTTTCCTCCTTTGAAAATTTTGAGACTCGGAATAGACAGGATGCCATATTCAGATGCTTGCTTGGGATTCTCATCGACATCAAGCTTGCCCACTTTTGCTGTTGCCTTCACTTCTTC
Proteins encoded:
- the mltG gene encoding endolytic transglycosylase MltG, with translation MLRKSLFGLFGVCLLAGVGAGIFVFRAKSVKSEFVGEKLFHINEHENVFSVAKRLEDERLVVWQGYFLWSAWTGGLQGKIHAGDFVIPGKLTSPDVVSIFLANDGKPKEMTLTFPEGWDAKKMAARLSGNGFDGDGFLALVANPLPKWKEKYPTLASLPEGASLEGFLFPDTYTFLLSATPENILAKMLQNFETRFTQDMRDETLRQGKSILDIVTMASIIEREIGTANQSTSDIARERGMVSDLFWRRLADGHALESDATVQYARGGEAKVQHSLDDIAVVSPYNTYVNKGLPPGPISNPGLVSLRAALFPIANDFYFFLNNPKTGQTFFSKTFEEHVKNKAANGL
- a CDS encoding YjbQ family protein, whose protein sequence is MRIHKQVVPFESRTQVDFVDITDRVRDIVRESGIRQGQVTIFAAHTTMSIVINHNEPLLLQDFMRILYKVAPIDDHYSHDLFELRKERPSDGRSNGHSHCKALLVGSSETVLVERGDLILSPLQSIFALEFDGARKRDVIVQVLGI
- the trxA gene encoding thioredoxin, with amino-acid sequence MAHTFTDANFEEEVLKSEQPVLVDFWAQWCGPCQAMGPVIEELAEEVKATAKVGKLDVDENPKQASEYGILSIPSLKIFKGGKVVKEFMGLQQKEVLKDALSKA